A single region of the Amia ocellicauda isolate fAmiCal2 chromosome 8, fAmiCal2.hap1, whole genome shotgun sequence genome encodes:
- the c3ar1 gene encoding C3a anaphylatoxin chemotactic receptor encodes MDNLSYSYDYSNDTEHFDNDSLFPVEGHSSPAVGVVSMVVYALTSFLGIPGNAFVIWISGIKMKRTVNTLWFLNLAIADFLCCLSLPFSIANIALDYHWPYGGVLCKVIPSAIILNMFASVFILTLISLDRFALVIKPVWAQNHRTISLAYLLCAAVWIMAVLLSLPSLIHREVQDSLEDHINICRYEVDGHIEAVIHITRFVFGFLLPCLVITLCYAMIVRKVSSRFAKSRKTLKIILGVIVAFFVCWLPYHVNGILLSYAPLGSAWSDMAETLDPLVICLAYINSCLNPILYVFMGQDFKEKVRKSLRHIVESAFSEEQTRSTVHSRGKSSMEGNSSEAQL; translated from the coding sequence ATGGATAATTTGTCTTACAGTTATGATTATTCAAACGACACTGAACATTTTGATAATGACAGTTTGTTTCCCGTGGAAGGTCACTCGAGTCCCGCTGTGGGTGTTGTATCGATGGTTGTGTACGCTTTGACCTCCTTCCTCGGGATCCCAGGCAACGCGTTTGTCATCTGGATATCGGGCATCAAGATGAAGAGGACCGTGAACACCTTGTGGTTCCTCAATCTGGCCATCGCCGACTTCCTCTGTTGCCTCTCCCTGCCCTTCTCCATCGCCAACATCGCCCTCGACTACCACTGGCCGTACGGCGGCGTCCTGTGCAAAGTCATCCCCTCGGCCatcattttaaacatgtttgcCAGTGTCTTCATCCTCACGCTGATCAGCCTGGACAGGTTCGCACTGGTCATCAAACCCGTGTGGGCACAGAACCACAGGACCATCTCCCTGGCGTACCTGCTGTGCGCCGCCGTTTGGATAATGGCGGTGCTGCTGTCCTTGCCTTCCTTGATACACAGAGAAGTGCAGGACTCTTTGGAAGACCACATCAACATATGTAGATACGAAGTCGATGGCCACATCGAAGCCGTGATCCACATCACCAGGTTTGTGTTCGGATTCCTGCTGCCCTGCCTGGTCATCACCTTGTGCTATGCCATGATCGTTAGGAAGGTGAGCTCCCGCTTCGCCAAGTCCCGGAAGACACTGAAGATCATCCTGGGAGTGATCGTGGCCTTCTTCGTGTGTTGGTTGCCATATCACGTCAACGGGATCCTGCTGTCATACGCGCCCCTGGGCTCGGCGTGGAGTGACATGGCCGAGACGCTCGACCCCCTGGTGATCTGCCTAGCCTACATCAACAGCTGCCTGAACCCCATCCTGTACGTGTTCATGGGACAGGATTTCAAGGAGAAGGTCAGGAAGTCGCTGAGGCACATCGTCGAGAGCGCCTTCAGCGAGGAACAGACTCGCTCCACCGTACACTCGCGGGGGAAGTCATCGATGGAGGGCAACTCTTCCGAGGCGCAACTCTGA
- the LOC136755156 gene encoding signal recognition particle 19 kDa protein yields the protein MANLTTNPADKERFVCIYPAYINSKKTLAEGRRIASDKAVENPTCGEIRDVLTAAGANVLVENKMYSREWNRDVLFRGRVRVQLKKEDGTPCLEKFSSRKDLMFYAAEMIPKLKTRTQKAGTGDQGAQQGEGGKKGKKKKK from the exons ATGGCCAACTTAACCACAAACCCGGCCGATAAAGAAAG GTTTGTCTGCATCTATCCGGCCTATATCAACAGTAAGAAGACTTTAGCTGAAGGAAGAAGAATAGCAAGTGACAAG GCTGTGGAAAACCCAACATGTGGTGAAATCAGGGACGTTTTGACTGCAGCCGGTGCCAACGTTTTAGTGGAG AACAAGATGTACTCGAGGGAGTGGAACCGGGACGTGCTGTTCAGAGGGAGGGTACGGGTCCAGCTCAAGAAAGAGGACGGGACTCCGTGTCTGGAAAAGTTTTCATCGA GGAAGGACCTGATGTTCTACGCAGCAGAGATGATCCCCAAGCTGAAGACGAGGACGCAGAAGGCGGGCACAGGGGACCAGGGCGCCCAGCAGGGCGAAGGAGGCAAGAAGggcaagaaaaagaagaagtag